A window of Rhinatrema bivittatum chromosome 2, aRhiBiv1.1, whole genome shotgun sequence contains these coding sequences:
- the LOC115085963 gene encoding zinc finger protein 485-like isoform X1 produces the protein MKMPAGASAQVPVTFEDIAVYFSQEEWEDLEEWQKELYKDVMNENYEILISLGSRTITPDIISHIERGEEPCIREEPGSEERETEKISCSAADVPQTKNSKSYIWELSENPAWNKMLSEGDSDETSSCCDWGGNYRTQSIIEKTQRNSSGDAAENLTMCEQSASNISQRGEEQRNQIKQRCFCDVCGVFLRDSATLRSHQRFHTEQKPSTWTENGKAFRQKRESQEQEKSQSEMPFKCSECGDVFTRKGALVQHERIHTRERLFSCTICHKIFQKKSLIRYQTCHTSRTAFSCSDCDKSFRQIQVKPIECNKHFFGEKTLITHIEKRTLSCSEYGKSFLQKKDPVSHQKINKGKKGFKYSQSDKNLISLFYLKKHKMNHTGEKPFTCADCDKNVSQKQSLTKHQTDSISTYFNSEFHGTRPPNFIGGQVMSETDVSLLFNVELDNSNYDALLPMVSTDASNMNSECVQRVTEEETKRKSEETIEQRKTRMKMQREKVAEKRLHETIEQKETRLQKVREQARKKRSQETVQQRDMRLQKNKERIAQKRSQETTEQRAIRLEKQKARNAKKRLQETSKQRGERLQKQRERYGKKREMRLQKGREWAENKGLQKTRNMNARRQNERAGKEGV, from the exons GGTCTCGGACCATCACCCCTGATATTATCTCCCACATTGAACGAGGGGAGGAGCCGTGCATCAGGGAGGAGCCGGGATcagaggaaagagaaactgagaaaatcagctgctcag CAGCTGATGTGCCCCAAACCAAAAATAGCAAATCATATATCTGGGAGCTCAGTGAGAATCCAGCATGGAACAAGATGTTATCAGAAGGAGACAGCGATGAAACCTCTTCATGTTGTGACTGGGGGGGAAATTACAGGACTCAAAGCATAATAGAAAAAACGCAAAGAAATTCATCAGGAGATGCAGCTGAGAACTTAACTATGTGTGAGCAAAGTGCCAGTAATATCTCACAAAGAGGGGAAGAGCAAAGAAACCAGATAAAACAAAGATGTTTCTGTGATGTATGTGGGGTATTCCTCAGGGATTCTGCAACTCTAAGATCTCATCAGAGATTTCACACTGAGCAGAAACCATCTACATGGACAGAGAATGGAAAAGCTTTCAGGCAGAAGAGagaatcacaggaacaagaaaaaAGCCAAAGTGAGATGccttttaaatgttctgaatgtggggaTGTTTTCACTAGGAAGGGAGCTTTAGTACAGCATGAGAGAATTCACACCCGAGAGAGACTGTTTTCTTGCACTATATGTCACAAAATCTTTCAGAAAAAAAGCCTCATAAGATACCAGACATGCCACACTAGTAGGACAGCATtttcatgttctgattgtgataaaagcttcaggcaAATTCAAGTGAAACCTATCGAATGTAACAAACATTTCTTTGGTGAGAAAACCTTAATAACGCACATAGAAAAGAGAACATTATCATGTTCTGagtatgggaaaagctttcttcaAAAGAAAGATCCAGTATCGcaccaaaaaataaacaaaggaaaGAAAGGATTTAAATATAGTCAAAGTGATAAGAATTTAATTTCTCTCTTTTACCTGAAAAAGCACAAAATGAatcacactggagagaaaccatttacatgtgctGATTGTGATAAGAATGTCTCTCAGAAACAAAGTTTAACAAAACACCAGACAGACTCTATTAGTACTTATTTTAACAGTGAATTCCATGGTACCAGACCACCCAATTTTATAGGTGGGCAAGTAATGAGTGAAACAGATGTATCTCTGTTGTTCAATGTTGAACTAGACAATAGCAATTATGATGCTCTGTTGCCAATGGTTTCCACAGATGCGAGTAATATGAACAGTGAATGTGTACAGAGAGTGACAGAAGAAGAGACAAAGAGAAAATCAGAAGAAACTATAGAGCAAAGAAAAACACGGATGAAGATGCAGAGAGAAAAAGTAGCAGAGAAAAGATTACATGAAACTATAGAGCAAAAGGAGACACGGCTGCAGAAGGTTAGAGAACAAGCGAGAAAGAAAAGATCACAGGAAACTGTACAGCAAAGAGACATGCGACtacagaaaaacaaagagagaattgCACAGAAAAGATCACAGGAAACCACTGAGCAGAGAGCAATACGACTAGAGAAACAGAAAGCGAGAAATGCAAAGAAGAGATTACAAGAAACTTCAAAGCAGAGAGGAGAACGACtacagaaacagagagagagatatggaaaaaagagagaaatgcgGCTGCAGAAGGGTAGAGAATGGGCAGAAAATAAAGGATtacagaaaaccagaaacatgAATGCAAGACGACAGAATGAGAGAGCAGGAAAGGAAGGAGTGTGA
- the LOC115085963 gene encoding zinc finger protein 84-like isoform X3 produces the protein MNENYEILISLGSRTITPDIISHIERGEEPCIREEPGSEERETEKISCSAADVPQTKNSKSYIWELSENPAWNKMLSEGDSDETSSCCDWGGNYRTQSIIEKTQRNSSGDAAENLTMCEQSASNISQRGEEQRNQIKQRCFCDVCGVFLRDSATLRSHQRFHTEQKPSTWTENGKAFRQKRESQEQEKSQSEMPFKCSECGDVFTRKGALVQHERIHTRERLFSCTICHKIFQKKSLIRYQTCHTSRTAFSCSDCDKSFRQIQVKPIECNKHFFGEKTLITHIEKRTLSCSEYGKSFLQKKDPVSHQKINKGKKGFKYSQSDKNLISLFYLKKHKMNHTGEKPFTCADCDKNVSQKQSLTKHQTDSISTYFNSEFHGTRPPNFIGGQVMSETDVSLLFNVELDNSNYDALLPMVSTDASNMNSECVQRVTEEETKRKSEETIEQRKTRMKMQREKVAEKRLHETIEQKETRLQKVREQARKKRSQETVQQRDMRLQKNKERIAQKRSQETTEQRAIRLEKQKARNAKKRLQETSKQRGERLQKQRERYGKKREMRLQKGREWAENKGLQKTRNMNARRQNERAGKEGV, from the exons GGTCTCGGACCATCACCCCTGATATTATCTCCCACATTGAACGAGGGGAGGAGCCGTGCATCAGGGAGGAGCCGGGATcagaggaaagagaaactgagaaaatcagctgctcag CAGCTGATGTGCCCCAAACCAAAAATAGCAAATCATATATCTGGGAGCTCAGTGAGAATCCAGCATGGAACAAGATGTTATCAGAAGGAGACAGCGATGAAACCTCTTCATGTTGTGACTGGGGGGGAAATTACAGGACTCAAAGCATAATAGAAAAAACGCAAAGAAATTCATCAGGAGATGCAGCTGAGAACTTAACTATGTGTGAGCAAAGTGCCAGTAATATCTCACAAAGAGGGGAAGAGCAAAGAAACCAGATAAAACAAAGATGTTTCTGTGATGTATGTGGGGTATTCCTCAGGGATTCTGCAACTCTAAGATCTCATCAGAGATTTCACACTGAGCAGAAACCATCTACATGGACAGAGAATGGAAAAGCTTTCAGGCAGAAGAGagaatcacaggaacaagaaaaaAGCCAAAGTGAGATGccttttaaatgttctgaatgtggggaTGTTTTCACTAGGAAGGGAGCTTTAGTACAGCATGAGAGAATTCACACCCGAGAGAGACTGTTTTCTTGCACTATATGTCACAAAATCTTTCAGAAAAAAAGCCTCATAAGATACCAGACATGCCACACTAGTAGGACAGCATtttcatgttctgattgtgataaaagcttcaggcaAATTCAAGTGAAACCTATCGAATGTAACAAACATTTCTTTGGTGAGAAAACCTTAATAACGCACATAGAAAAGAGAACATTATCATGTTCTGagtatgggaaaagctttcttcaAAAGAAAGATCCAGTATCGcaccaaaaaataaacaaaggaaaGAAAGGATTTAAATATAGTCAAAGTGATAAGAATTTAATTTCTCTCTTTTACCTGAAAAAGCACAAAATGAatcacactggagagaaaccatttacatgtgctGATTGTGATAAGAATGTCTCTCAGAAACAAAGTTTAACAAAACACCAGACAGACTCTATTAGTACTTATTTTAACAGTGAATTCCATGGTACCAGACCACCCAATTTTATAGGTGGGCAAGTAATGAGTGAAACAGATGTATCTCTGTTGTTCAATGTTGAACTAGACAATAGCAATTATGATGCTCTGTTGCCAATGGTTTCCACAGATGCGAGTAATATGAACAGTGAATGTGTACAGAGAGTGACAGAAGAAGAGACAAAGAGAAAATCAGAAGAAACTATAGAGCAAAGAAAAACACGGATGAAGATGCAGAGAGAAAAAGTAGCAGAGAAAAGATTACATGAAACTATAGAGCAAAAGGAGACACGGCTGCAGAAGGTTAGAGAACAAGCGAGAAAGAAAAGATCACAGGAAACTGTACAGCAAAGAGACATGCGACtacagaaaaacaaagagagaattgCACAGAAAAGATCACAGGAAACCACTGAGCAGAGAGCAATACGACTAGAGAAACAGAAAGCGAGAAATGCAAAGAAGAGATTACAAGAAACTTCAAAGCAGAGAGGAGAACGACtacagaaacagagagagagatatggaaaaaagagagaaatgcgGCTGCAGAAGGGTAGAGAATGGGCAGAAAATAAAGGATtacagaaaaccagaaacatgAATGCAAGACGACAGAATGAGAGAGCAGGAAAGGAAGGAGTGTGA
- the LOC115085963 gene encoding zinc finger protein 485-like isoform X2, with product MKMPAGASAQVPVTFEDIAVYFSQEEWEDLEEWQKELYKDVMNENYEILISLGSRTITPDIISHIERGEEPCIREEPGSEERETEKISCSADVPQTKNSKSYIWELSENPAWNKMLSEGDSDETSSCCDWGGNYRTQSIIEKTQRNSSGDAAENLTMCEQSASNISQRGEEQRNQIKQRCFCDVCGVFLRDSATLRSHQRFHTEQKPSTWTENGKAFRQKRESQEQEKSQSEMPFKCSECGDVFTRKGALVQHERIHTRERLFSCTICHKIFQKKSLIRYQTCHTSRTAFSCSDCDKSFRQIQVKPIECNKHFFGEKTLITHIEKRTLSCSEYGKSFLQKKDPVSHQKINKGKKGFKYSQSDKNLISLFYLKKHKMNHTGEKPFTCADCDKNVSQKQSLTKHQTDSISTYFNSEFHGTRPPNFIGGQVMSETDVSLLFNVELDNSNYDALLPMVSTDASNMNSECVQRVTEEETKRKSEETIEQRKTRMKMQREKVAEKRLHETIEQKETRLQKVREQARKKRSQETVQQRDMRLQKNKERIAQKRSQETTEQRAIRLEKQKARNAKKRLQETSKQRGERLQKQRERYGKKREMRLQKGREWAENKGLQKTRNMNARRQNERAGKEGV from the exons GGTCTCGGACCATCACCCCTGATATTATCTCCCACATTGAACGAGGGGAGGAGCCGTGCATCAGGGAGGAGCCGGGATcagaggaaagagaaactgagaaaatcagctgctcag CTGATGTGCCCCAAACCAAAAATAGCAAATCATATATCTGGGAGCTCAGTGAGAATCCAGCATGGAACAAGATGTTATCAGAAGGAGACAGCGATGAAACCTCTTCATGTTGTGACTGGGGGGGAAATTACAGGACTCAAAGCATAATAGAAAAAACGCAAAGAAATTCATCAGGAGATGCAGCTGAGAACTTAACTATGTGTGAGCAAAGTGCCAGTAATATCTCACAAAGAGGGGAAGAGCAAAGAAACCAGATAAAACAAAGATGTTTCTGTGATGTATGTGGGGTATTCCTCAGGGATTCTGCAACTCTAAGATCTCATCAGAGATTTCACACTGAGCAGAAACCATCTACATGGACAGAGAATGGAAAAGCTTTCAGGCAGAAGAGagaatcacaggaacaagaaaaaAGCCAAAGTGAGATGccttttaaatgttctgaatgtggggaTGTTTTCACTAGGAAGGGAGCTTTAGTACAGCATGAGAGAATTCACACCCGAGAGAGACTGTTTTCTTGCACTATATGTCACAAAATCTTTCAGAAAAAAAGCCTCATAAGATACCAGACATGCCACACTAGTAGGACAGCATtttcatgttctgattgtgataaaagcttcaggcaAATTCAAGTGAAACCTATCGAATGTAACAAACATTTCTTTGGTGAGAAAACCTTAATAACGCACATAGAAAAGAGAACATTATCATGTTCTGagtatgggaaaagctttcttcaAAAGAAAGATCCAGTATCGcaccaaaaaataaacaaaggaaaGAAAGGATTTAAATATAGTCAAAGTGATAAGAATTTAATTTCTCTCTTTTACCTGAAAAAGCACAAAATGAatcacactggagagaaaccatttacatgtgctGATTGTGATAAGAATGTCTCTCAGAAACAAAGTTTAACAAAACACCAGACAGACTCTATTAGTACTTATTTTAACAGTGAATTCCATGGTACCAGACCACCCAATTTTATAGGTGGGCAAGTAATGAGTGAAACAGATGTATCTCTGTTGTTCAATGTTGAACTAGACAATAGCAATTATGATGCTCTGTTGCCAATGGTTTCCACAGATGCGAGTAATATGAACAGTGAATGTGTACAGAGAGTGACAGAAGAAGAGACAAAGAGAAAATCAGAAGAAACTATAGAGCAAAGAAAAACACGGATGAAGATGCAGAGAGAAAAAGTAGCAGAGAAAAGATTACATGAAACTATAGAGCAAAAGGAGACACGGCTGCAGAAGGTTAGAGAACAAGCGAGAAAGAAAAGATCACAGGAAACTGTACAGCAAAGAGACATGCGACtacagaaaaacaaagagagaattgCACAGAAAAGATCACAGGAAACCACTGAGCAGAGAGCAATACGACTAGAGAAACAGAAAGCGAGAAATGCAAAGAAGAGATTACAAGAAACTTCAAAGCAGAGAGGAGAACGACtacagaaacagagagagagatatggaaaaaagagagaaatgcgGCTGCAGAAGGGTAGAGAATGGGCAGAAAATAAAGGATtacagaaaaccagaaacatgAATGCAAGACGACAGAATGAGAGAGCAGGAAAGGAAGGAGTGTGA